The Betta splendens chromosome 24, fBetSpl5.4, whole genome shotgun sequence DNA window ATCCATGCCCAGATGTCTGTAGGGACACACTGTGCATGCTGACTGTTAGAGTGTACACAAGAAACAAATGTTTACAATCCATTGCCTGTCTTTTGTGTGATACCCCATACCCTCAATGTTAACATTTACTAATGCGAGGTCAAAAATATGTCCTAATATAGTATGTGTTCAAATATGTCATAGTATTATGTGGTCAAAGATAGATAGTGTATATGTAATcaatcaacaaaaaaacaacaacatagtagtcatagtatagtgtgtgtTCAAAACTACctcagtatagtatgtggtcgAAATTAAGTCATAATATGTAAAAAAATTCATAGTATGTTGTGATATGAAAAAATGTCAATAGTATagtatgtagtaaaaaaaatcattttagtACGTAGTAAAAAAGTCACAGTATACTTTGTAgtaaaaaagtcatagtatagtatgtactAAGAAAATAGATCATAGTATACTATGTAGTAAAAAAATCGTCAATGTAGTAAAAAAGTCagtatgtagtaaaaaaaaggtcaaaaaaTCCATCATATTATAGTATGTAGTAAAAAAGTCAGTATAGTGTCAGTAGTTAAAATAGACAATGTAGTAAAAAAGAAATCcatcatagtatagtatgtggtcaaaCAAGAGTCCCAGtatgatatgtggtcaaaaacaggTCCCATTCCCTAAATGTTAACATTTACTAATGCGACTCCCAGCTCTGAGGCTGGAGCTGTCGTTCAGGCTCTGTGACACCTCCCCAGGGTTTGACCGCCGAGGCTGTAGAAGAGTCCACCACTCTTCAAAGCTTTGTCTTGCTTCGGGCACAAAGCTGGTTTCCATCCAGATGTCTAACTTTCACATGGCTTTATCTGCTCATAGAATCGCTTCCTGCTCACTTCTGTAGCTCTGTTGTCTGGAACATCTGGGAATCGTGTCTGCTTCTATTTGTGAAATGATCCAGTTCAtcaggcccggcccggtccggcctGCATGTGAAAGTTAGCAGCCTTCCTCCAGCTCATGTACATGTCCTAGTGTTTCACACTTTAATGTCACAAGTGGCACTTTGGGTTCAGTTTAGAGTCTGCAATCTAAAGCCCTGGACTTCAACTGTGTTTTGAACATGAGACCTCCTGCTTGCTTCTATTAATAGGAGTTTCACAAATAAAGACCTTTTCATGTAGAGGCCTTAGATTTGACTGGCTCTGTCTGCGGTTCCACCTGTACTcacccacacaccttcacatcTCTCCAGGCTCTAAGGTGCTACAGAATGATGAGTTCACCAAAGATCTGTTCCGCTTTTTGCAACTTCTTTGTGAGGGTCACAATGGAGGTGAGCTTTATGTGTAGTTTAATGTAATcccacacagtggtgtttaatTCTATGGATATGCATTGTTATGGGTGAgacaatatttgtgtgtgtcagatttCCAGAACTTCCTGAGGACGCAAACTGGAAACACAATGAcagttaatattattatcagCACTGTTGACTACCTGCTCCGCCTTCAGGTGAGTAAAGTCCTATTTATCTGGTAACGTAATTGCTCTCGCTATAAGTCAGGACTAAATGACGATGCTCCGCCTTCAGGAATCCATCAGTGACTTTTATTGGTACTACTCTGGAAAAGATGTCATTGATGAGACTGGAAAACACAACTTCTCCCAAGCGTTATCTGTAGCCAAGCAGATATTCAACTCACTCACTGAGTACATTCAGGTAAGTACGTGATCATGTTTTCCCTTTGACTCTGCACTGACTAGTTACACTAATATTCCCCCCTGTCGTCCTTCAGGGCCCGTGTATTGGGAACCAGCAGAGCCTGGCTCACAGCAGACTTTGGGATGCAGTAGTGGGCTTTTTGCATGTGTTTGCCAACATGCAGATGAAACTGTCTCAGGTACCCTAATAAAAAGAAGCTACAAAGGATGAATGGGCACATCATTTAAAATAGTTCACAAAGAATGAGAGACATAGCAAAGGGAGCTGCACATGTAACATAAATCAAAGTAGGAGAaataacagctgtgtgtgtgaccctCTTCTAGGACGCCAGTCAGATTGAGCTGttgaaggagctgatggaccTACAGAAGGACATGGTTGTCATGTTACTGTCGCTGTTGGAGGGTAAGAGTAACGTGCTGTAGATAAACATAGATGAACATCTGCCTCTGAGTTGTTTTGACTGTAATTACTGCTGTTCCCTGTTCAGGTAACGTGGTAAATGGAACGATTGGAAAGCAGATGGTGGACACACTGGTGGAGTCTTCTAGTAACGTAGAAATGATCCTGAAGTTCTTTGACATGTTCCTCAAACTGAAGGATCTCACAACCTCTGACAACTTCAGGGAGTACGACCCCGAGGTCAAAGGCATCATCTCAAAGAAGGAGTTCCAGAAATCTATGGAGAGTCAGAagcagtacaaccagtctgagaTCGAGTTCCTGCTCTCGTGTGCGGAGGCCGACGAGAACGACATGTTCAATTACAAAGAGTTTGTGGAGCGGTTCCACGAACCGGCCAAAGACATCGGCTTCAACGTGGccgtgctgctgaccaacctgtCTGAACACATGCCGCACGACTCCCGGCTGGTCTCCTTCTTGGATCTGGCGGAGAGCGTGCTCAGCTACTTCGAGCCCTACCTGGGCCGCATTGAAATCATGGGCAGCGCGAAGCGCATCGAGAGGGTTTACTTTGAGATCAGCGAGTCGAGCCGGGAACAGTGGGAGAAGCCGCAGGTCAAAGAGTCCAAGCGGCAGTTCATCTTCGATGTGGTCAACgaggggggagagagcgagaagaTGGAGATGTTTGTGAACTTCTGTGAGGATACGATCTTTGAGATGCAGCTGGCGTCCCAGATCTCTGAGTCGGATGCGGTTGAacagcctgaggaggaggaggaggaggagggacacaGCCTCCTGGAGGAGTTGgccggagaggaggagggcgccTTGGAGTCGGCCTCGGCCTTCACCACGGCGTGTCACTCCGTCAAGAACAAGATCGCACACGTCCGTCAAAAGTTTTCCCTGAAAAACATGAAGAAACAGTTCAAGAAAGTCAAGAAACTGAGCATCAGAGAGATGATCGCaggcttcttctccttcctctggaTGCTCTTCACCGGCTTCTTCAAAGGCATCTACGGTCTCATCTTTGGTTTCTTCCATGTCATCTGGTCGTCCATGTTTGGCGGTGGCCTGGTGGAGGGCGCCAAGAACATGAAGGTGACCGACATCCTGGGAAACATGCCCGACCCAACACAGTTTGGCATTCATGGAGATGTGATCGAAGGAGAGAAGGTGGAGGCCATAGAGGCATCCGCAAGCTTGGACATCACCATGGCACCAGCAGGAGACGCAACAGAGATGGACATGATGCTGGAGATGCTGTCGGTGCCtaaaaaggaaggaggaaaacatGTGGAGCCGGGGCTGGGTGACGTGTCTGAGCTCAGTGAGACCTCCAGCACTGACCAAAAGAAGGTGCAGAGACACCAAGAGCCGATCTTTTCACCATCTCCACATTCTATCTCCCATCTAATCTATGATTCTCCTGCAGAAAGCTGCTGCCAAGCCCGCTGAAACCACGGAAAGTGAACCAGAGAAAGCAGAGTGAGTGGATTTAACTAAGATGAATATTGTAgaggattcaaattattaataactGTGTTATTACAGCACAGAGAAccaggagaaggaggacaagccaaaggaggaggaggccaaggaAGCAGTGGCTGAGGAGAAGCCCAAGGCCAGATCTAGTAAGACGAAGGAGACGGCGCCAGGGTTCATGTCCAACGTCTTTGTTGTTCTGGACGTGTGGTTGAACAAGATGCTGGTGAGGCCTCACTCAGCTTTCAGTGGCTTTGCTGACTCTTCAGTCTTACTGAACAGTGTTACCGTTCCTTCCAGAATTATCTGGCTCGGAACTTCTACAACCTGCGTTTCCTGGCTCTGTTCGTGTGTTTTGCCATCAACTTCATTCTGCTTTTCTACAAGGTGAGAGACCAACACCAAGAAGCAGCAGTCAGCTTTTTGGAATCACCAATCGTCATGCAGTTAGCAACAGGAGAAAAATGCTGCGTCTAAACCTGCTGAGACCATACCTCGAACAGTCAAACTGGCTTTGCTTCTCTTTATTGTCTTTAGGTCACTGGTGAAactgaggaagaggacgaggagaacAGCtggggaggtgaggaggaggaggatgacgagaACACGCTCTTCGACATGGACGAGTTTGTGCTTCAGGAGAGCACGGGCTACATGCTGCCGACGCTGCGCTTCCTGGCCATATTCCACACGGTCATCTCGCTGGTCTGCCTGGTGGGATACTACTGCCTGAAGGTGAGGACGACATAGAGCTGCTGCGGTTAAAATGCAAAAGTTCCTGTTTAGTTACCAATGCTGTCGTTGTGCTTGAAGGTTCCTCTGGTGGTGTTcaagagggagaaggagatcGCCAGGAAGCTGGAGTTCGATGGTCTGTACATCACTGAGCAGCCGTCTGACGACGACATCAAGGGCCAGTGGGATCGACTCGTCATCAACACCCCGTGAGTCAGCGTCGCTTACACCTGCTGCCGCTCTGTAGTTGACTTGCAGTCCAGTGAGAACAGCTAATGATCTCATGAGTCTCTAAGCCATTTTCCTTTAACAGGTCTTTCCCCAACAACTACTGGGATAAGTTCATCAAGCGCAAGGTGAGTGAGAagtgctgtagtgtgtgtgtttgtgtgtgatggtgCATTAATGTAATGAGTCTCTGCCTGTGTAGGTGATCAACAAATACGGGGACATGTACGGAGCGGAGCGCATCGCTGAGCTGCTGGGTCTGGACAAGAGCGCGCTGGACTTCGACCCCACGGTGGAgacggtggagaaggaggcGTCGCTGCTCTCCTGGTGAGTGAGGAGACGTGAGGAGCAGCTTTTTGGCAGGAGCGTTGCCCTGTGTGATAGTCTAATCGTTAGTATTGATTAACGCCACTGTGTCcacacacaggaaataaaaactTGATCTTATTCCAAACTGAGCTCAGTATATTTAACGTCTGCCTGTGATCCCTCATCCACAGGCTGAGCTCCATTGACACAAAGTACCACATCTGGAAACTGGGCGTGGTTCTGACTGACAACGTGAGTTCATCACCAGAGGGAAGACAGTGGGAAAAGTTAATTCATATACAGAACATGTGTCAGTGTATGGTTTCATATGCGGCAGCCTTTCAGTCTTTCAGCCTGTGTGCTCCTCCCTGCAGTCCTTCCTCTATCTCATCTGGTACACCACCATGTCCATTTTTGGACACTTCAACAACTTCTTCTTCGCTGCTCATCTCCTGGACATCGCCATGGGCTTCAAGACGCTTCGCACCATCCTGTCCTCTGTCACTCACAACGGCAAGCAGGCGAGTAGCTCAGCCAGCAGATGGCGCCAGCGTCCAAGCATGAAAAGCACAGAGTCACACCCCACGCTGGCAGATTATTTTACAGCCCTAATGGCTTTAAAAGCCCCAGCCATCAATTACACAGTACATTTCTGTAATCCTGCAGATGTGGTCTGTAACTCATATAATATGACTCGTATCAAGCAAATTGCTGATGAGATCCCTTAACCTTAGTAGTGAGAACAAGTTGCCCAGCCTCCTCGATGCATGTGTAACGcgctctcctctcccttttAGCTCGTCCTGACCGTGGGCCTGCTGGCCGTGGTCGTCTATCTCTACACCGTGGTGGCCTTCAACTTCTTCAGGAAGTTCTACAATAAGAGCGAGGATGAAGACGAGCCCGACATGAAGTGTGACGATATGATGACGGTAGGTCTTACTATTACTACGGCATTAAAGACCAAAGGAATGTCAATTAAACAGCTACTTCCTTTTATATGGAGGAGATTCCTGAgtctttgcttttgaatgacTCACAGTTCAGCCTCCTGCCTTTATTTCTGGTTGTTGACTCCTCTTGATACTATGAGTAAAGTATTTTTAATTAGTGGACTGTTATATAAAAATCCTTCCCTTCAGACTGTTTACTGGCTCTGAATAGATGCTGCTGTGGTAAATGTATTCCAGCGTGTGAAGAACCAGCCCACAGTTTTCACAGGGTTTGTAAATAAGTCATATTTCTCTGTAGAAGAcacatcttttgtttctttgttgaaGGCAGCTTGATTCACACACTGAGTCATGGACGGCGTAGTGTAACAGTTAGTCTAAAGCAAATATTTAAGACCCAGCTGTCGTCATGACTTCATTTTCCCGTTCTGTGTCTTCAGTGCTATTTGTTCCACATGTATGTGGGCGTGCGAGCTGGAGGCGGCATTGGAGACGAGTTGGAGGACCCCGCTGGAGACCCCTACGAGCTCTACCGCATCCTGTTCGAcatcaccttcttcttcttcgtcatcGTCATCCTGCTGGCCATCATTCAGGGTACACGCGCCCTCACGTGTTCATGGCCTCCAACTTGATGCGTGTTGCGCCCTCTGACTTGCCGTTGCCTCTCGTCAGGTCTGATCATTGATGCCTTCGGCGAGCTGAGAgaccagcaggagcaggtgaaggaggACATGGAGGTAAGCTCACAGTCCTGCTGATATAAAGAGCTTATTTAGCCTCGACACATTCATAATAATGGGTCAACTAAAAAATGAATAGCTGTCAATGAAACGCCTTCTTCAAACAGTCAGAAACTGAGCATCTTTGTGAAGGAGGATTAGACCGTGCTGCTTTTAGCTACGTCTAATAAACCGCCTGCTCAAAGTACAGAACCCTAACTAAAAAATATTTGGTCTGGTTCATTCGACTGCATCAGTATAAATCTGAACCTTGTCCTGGTTTTTAGACCAAATGCTTCATCTGTGGCATCGGCAACGACTACTTTGACCGGACGCCTCACGGGTTTGAAACCCACACCTTACAAGAGCACAACCTGGCGAACTACCTGTGAGTTCAGCACCGTGAACGTGGTGAAGCCACTACAGGCGCTTGGCATTGACTGCAccgttgtttcctgtctgcaggtTCTTCTTGATGTACCTGATTAACAAGGACGAGACTGAACACACGGGTCAGGTACGTGGCGTTGAACCGCCGTTAGCTTCTGAGTAAACGAGCTGCACAATGACGGCAACATCAGTAGGATTTACTTACGCAACAGCTGAAGTGGGTTGAAACGTTGCACAAGACCAGCTGAGAAGAAGCGATGCGTGGGTTCACTTAGACTTGTTTGGTATTGACTTGTTTGTGTCCTGCGCCTCAGATTAGAGGTTTCTTGATGTTCTTGTTTCAAATTTAGCAAAAGAACAACTTCGACCAGGCCGCAAAACATTCAGATGTTCTTTTAgatgttatttattgtttctgcacaAAATATTAACAGCAATTTGGACCTTACAGTGCAAAAATATGAACAAACAAGCTTTCAATACTTACAGGATTTACAGTGTAAATACATCATTGCAGTCATTCTTTGTCTCCATCCATGTAGAGCAGGTGACAAGTTCAGGTTTCGCTTCTATTCCAGTACAGATTAATGTTATTTGAGGACAAGGTTTACCTACATGGGTGTAGCACAGTTCCCAGACTTGACTAAAGCCGTCCTCAGTCACGCATTAACTGAACGGCACCGGGTCCAAGTCAGCTGATTCTGCAACCTGGTTTCTATGATGCATCTCATTCCAGGAGTCGTATGTGTGGAAGATGTACCAGGAGCGATGCTGGGACTTCTTCCCGACTGGAGACTGCTTCCGTAAGCAGTATGAGGACCAGCTGGGTTAGAGAGGACGGCGCGGCCTCTACTTCCCTTCCATCTGAAACAGACACTGAACTTGACCTCACCCTGTTAAACCTTCCTGGACTGTCTCTGCTGCCATGGTGTCAAATTCTAAACACACTATGATTTTAGACGTTTCGCATTTGTCTTTAGTTGTAACCAAACTAGTCTGGAGCCACGACACCTTTTGATGCAGACCTTTCTGCCTTTTCACTTGCTTAACCTCGACCCGTTGTACAATTGGTTGTGTATAGACATTTGATACGCATGGAGGGTTACAGCATGACACCTGAATGTCTCAATATGCACAAGTTCTTAAGTAATGCCAGAatagtttgtgctgctgctatcGATCACTGTTGATCCAGTTAATGTGAGAAACGAGTGAGACCTGATCTGCCTTTCAGCTCGCTGAAGTCTATTTGAAATGAAGATGGTTCTTCCAGGACCAGCGACGACTCACTATGAAACGCCAACGTGCCTTATGAGAAACTATGCAAACGTACTTCtatgtttaattttttgtccCTCCTCACACAAGCAGTGCTCTAGTTCTGGATTAGTTACACGTTAGCTTAAGCTCGTTTTGTGGCTTTTAAACTAAAAGAATAATTTGTTGTATAAAATCTAGACGATCATTGTGTAAATGTTGCTTCGTTTGGTTTCTTTCCTAAGCTGTGGCATCCTGCTCGCCTGCTTTTTACCCGCGACaaagggaaaaaagacaaaactctGATCAAGGATTTAACGACAGAATGTGTCTACgataaaacacatttcttttgAGAGGGAGGAAATGAATAAAGTAATCGATGCAATAAAGCAAACGCGTCATCCGTGACTTCTTTggttatctgtctgtctgtccctttGGAGGCGGCTGCTCCTGCAGGACTAACGAGGTCACAAGGTGGGAGGAGAAATTACCCAGCATCCTCGCATCAGGAGATCATGCTGTCGAGCCAGTCCTCCAGGTCCTCGtcagtcacttcctgtctgacgCCAGCAGGCTTTGGAGATGCGACGTCTTCGGCTTTCACCTCATCCTCAGTTTCATCACACACTGCAAAGAGAAAGTGTCATAATCAGCCAATGCTTCACATTTAAGGCAGGAAGAGGACCAGGCAGACCAGTATTTGGTAAATTTAGGTTTTTAAACCACAGCTAGAAGGTAAGAAATCAGTAGAAAATGAAGCAACAAACTCCGTGAACTAGTAACTACAATTATCTTTGTGCTGAACTGTCATTTTAGAACTAGTCACTAAAGAAAACCTCAAACTGCAGCTACTGTGGAAAACATCTTGGTGACATTTTGATTGTTCTGGTCCGGTTAAACCTGCAGCGGCCGGTATGTGGCCGGATGACGGCTCGGTTAAACAAGCAGGAGACACTCGCCTTCCTCCACAGTCTCCTCTGCAGCCGGCTCCGCTGGAGACGCGGCCGCTGGTttctgcagacgcagcagctggttcagctcCTCGTCGCAGTCGTCCGTCGCCGCCTCCTGCACAGGTTGGCCtggagccggcgccgcctgcTGGGAGCCTTGTCGTGACTCAGGAGCCGTGAACGTGGATGTTTTCAGGATCTCCTGTTTGGGTGCGATGGTCACGACCGGCAGCTCCACCGGTGCAGAAACCTGAAGAACATGAGGCGTAACGTCAGTGACACTGGACAAATCATTGCAATTCAGTCATTTCAAACTTGAGTTTTGTTCGTATTTTCTCTGTGCAGAAACAAAAGTTAAATCtgacaacagacaaacactggGAAGCTTTTCAGTTGGATTCTGAAAGGCCTGTTTCTAGACGAGGATTAAAACCAATCCTTCACTAAGCATTTGTTTCCACTGGTCTCTCCATTGATTTGTCTTTAGTCTCAGACTGGGATTAAGCTCTGGGGGAAAATCTTCCGTCAGTCTGTGAGGTCTTTATTTAGAGTTTCACAGACTGAGTctcaaaacaaataatttttCTCAGAGTTAAACTTGAGTTCTcgctttctcctgctgcagcagaagaggAACGCTAGACGCCTACCTGAACCAGCTCGGCCTCCAGGTTCAGCCTCTGGTGGAGTGGCACTTGTTGAAGGCGCTCGGCGAGAGCTGGGAGGTCCAGGAGCACGGCCGACATCTAGACAGTGAACAGGAGAACAGGGTGtaaaagctgtgaaaacatttacatcaaGTCAAAACTAGATTTAAGTATCTAACAGCAGGCATAAGCAAAGCGCCGAGTGTTTGGTAATCATTCAAGGCAGGTCGGTGCTCGAGTGTGTACACGAAGCACGACGAGTTCACGAGCCTTTACATAATGTGTTTGTTGCAGCGCTGCGAGCCACAGACTGGTGCTCAGGCACAAATGCACCACATCTCAAACAATTGTTTTCTGGTTGTTATTGTTAAGATGAAATCAAATGTTCTTGCAGCCACATTCACAAACTGAGATTTACCACATGCTGTTTTTTACAGAAAAGCTGTACAATAATAATTTCATAACTTAGAAAGAAATCTGCTCAATGTATTATGTTAACATGCTGATAATAAACATTTACTAGTTATCACTGGTTCAGGCTGATGTGGAGgcaaattattataaataaccAGAGTGAGATCAGCTACTAAATAATATTGTATCAGCATGAGGCGTTTTGTGTCTTTTAACTAAAAATCACAGCAGTGACACTGACTCTGGTCATTACTAACATAACACTCTGGTCCAGTAGCAGGGTCGTCATGACAACCAAAGTGTTGGCAAACAGGCATGAAAATGCAGTTCATACATCAACAGAAATCAGGGTCGTGGATTTACCCGAGTTGCCGTGAACGAGTCCATCGTCCAGTCCTTCTCCTCCGAGAACCGGAACTGTGTGAAGGAATca harbors:
- the aven gene encoding cell death regulator Aven, translating into MEGRPSRGRGGGWKRGGRAAGDSDGFGGEHRGRGRGGQHRGRGKRDHHRGRGRGGGGRAAEFYHRDEEGNDFEEGDDRTEVFSRRKLESNWDRYEDSEKQEAEDDAPAQRGTDFQVLLESAGDSFTQFRFSEEKDWTMDSFTATRMSAVLLDLPALAERLQQVPLHQRLNLEAELVQVSAPVELPVVTIAPKQEILKTSTFTAPESRQGSQQAAPAPGQPVQEAATDDCDEELNQLLRLQKPAAASPAEPAAEETVEEVCDETEDEVKAEDVASPKPAGVRQEVTDEDLEDWLDSMIS